In the genome of Mytilus edulis chromosome 3, xbMytEdul2.2, whole genome shotgun sequence, one region contains:
- the LOC139515488 gene encoding uncharacterized protein, whose product MGVLVSSNWWQYPYPYDIVAIAASQEKLQKENFIDSYTESTEQSYGHIRLRNCLDPKIGRNVPLNATVRDEKNLYNPNPRDISRTLMKREKFIPVTIVNILVAGWVPIRDDDPDFCKTMDIPMTRRDSCRNSKDYDTYQNTVTHWWDASQLYGINKQINRRIRTRKDGKLKLTSKDRLPIDPSTGLPITVIGKIHTLEWTTAILHNDVAKLGLKSNWYGITPIEIARGNASLAAWLIKRFPQLSSGLPGSIAIGNPKNIRGVPYSLTQDFIAAYRLHPLLPDEFEVRSHQTDELVNRYNMKDTVFEKAESVFVENSMEDLLYTFGNDYPGAMTLHNYPNFLRNLDLPTTSPHGKGIVDMATIDILRDRERGIPRYNAFRRLFHLTPITKFEDLTTNPTHAEELRHMYNNDVEKIDFLIGSLAESPLPEGFGFSDTFFRIFTIMARRRMEADRFFTDDYTSEYYTQWGLDYIDATYMKDILLRHYPSLASQLQPNVTNVFIPWKSQTSLDKNFPYPLY is encoded by the exons ATGGGAGTATTAG tGTCTTCTAATTGGTGGCAGTATCCATATCCATATGATATAGTCGCAATAGCGGCATCACAAGAAAAACTCCAAAAGGAGAATTTTATTGACAGCTACACAGAGAGCACAGAACAATCCTACGGTCACATACGACTTAGAAACTGCTTGGATCCAAAGATTG GCAGAAATGTTCCCCTAAATGCCACAGTTAGAGATGAGAAGAATTTGTACAACCCTAATCCACGTGATATAAGTCGTACATTGATGAAGAGGGAGAAATTTATACCGGTTACAATTGTTAATATCCTTGTAGCCGGATGG GTTCCTATTCGAGATGACGATCCGGATTTCTGTAAAACAATGGACATACCTATGACCAGACGAGATAGCTGCAGAAATTCTAAAGATTACGATACCTACCAAAATACTGTAACACACTGGTGGGATGCATCACAGCTATatggaataaacaaacaaataaatcgtCGAATCCGCACAAGAAAAGACGGCAAATTAAAACTAACTTCTAAAGACCGTCTACCGATTGATCCATCGACTGGATTGCCTATTACGG TAATTGGTAAAATTCATACACTAGAATGGACAACTGCTATCCTGCACAATGATGTTGCTAAGTTAGGATTAAAGTCTAACTGGTACGGAATAACTCCTATTGAGATCGCAAGGGGCAATGCATCCTTAGCAGCATGGTTAATCAAACGATTTCCACAGTTGTCTAGTGGCTTACCGGGGTCTATAGCTATAG GAAACCCGAAAAACATTAGGGGAGTACCATATTCGCTTACACAAGATTTCATTGCTGCATACCGATTGCATCCACTTTTGCCAGATGAATTTGAAGTCAGAAGTCACCAAACAGATGAATTAG TTAACCGATACAACATGAAAGATACAGTATTTGAGAAGGCGGAGTCAGTTTTTGTGGAAAACTCAATGGAGGACTTACTCTATACGTTTGGCAATGATTATCCTGGTGCAATGACTCTCCACAACTATCCAAATTTCTTGAGAAATCTTGATCTACCCACTACAAGTCCTCATGGAAAAGGAATAGTAGACATGGCTACAATCGATATATTACGTGACAGGGAAAGAGGAATCCCGAG aTACAATGCATTCAGGCGGTTGTTCCATTTGACGCCGATCACCAAGTTTGAAGATCTCACCACAAATCCCACTCATGCCGAAGAACTTCGTCATATGTATAATAATGACGTAGAGAAGATTGATTTTTTAATTGGATCACTTGCCGAATCACCGCTTCCGGAAGGTTTTGGGTTTAGCGACactttctttagaatttttactatTATGGCTCGAAGAAGAATGGAAGCGGACAGATTTTTTACAGACGACTATACTTCTGAATATTATACGCAATGGGGTCTTGACTACATAGATGCTACATACATGAAAGATATATTACTCCGCCACTATCCTTCGCTTGCTTCACAATTGCAACCAAATGTTACGAACGTCTTTATTCCTTGGAAAAGTCAAACATCTCTTGACAAAAATTTTCCTTATCCTTTATATTAA
- the LOC139514650 gene encoding uncharacterized protein — translation MEFAKGNSTLTKILTDIIPTLANGIPGSVGKPKNMRDVPYSITQDFIAVYRLHPLMPDTFNIGNHLTGAIENSYQMQNVVFEKTEKVFQENSLENLFYSFGNDHPGAMTLHNYPNFLRNLTLPPTHPHGAGRIDLATIDILHDRERGVPRYNEFRRQLHLTPITSFEDLTTNTAHVKELRQVYNDDVEKIDLLIGSLAESPLPEGFGFSDTFFRIFLVMARRRLEADRSLRIITPLNFTPNWVLIILIEPI, via the exons ATGGAATTTGCTAAGGGTAATTCAACATTAACGAAAATACTGACAGATATAATACCAACCTTAGCCAATGGCATACCAGGGTCTGTTG GGAAGCCAAAGAATATGAGAGACGTTCCATATTCGATTACACAAGACTTTATTGCTGTATACCGTCTTCATCCATTAATGCCAGACACATTCAATATTGGAAATCATCTCACAGGAGCTATTG aaaactCATATCAAATGCAGaatgttgtgtttgaaaaaactgAGAAAGTATTCCAAGAAAACTCCTTGGAAAACCTATTTTATTCATTCGGCAATGATCATCCAGGAGCAATGACCCTCCATAATTATCCAAACTTCTTAAGAAATTTAACGCTTCCGCCGACGCATCCACACGGAGCTGGGCGTATAGATTTAGCTACAATTGATATCTTACATGACAGAGAAAGAGGTGTACCAAG GTACAATGAATTTAGGAGACAGTTACATTTAACACCAATTACTTCATTCGAAGACCTGACCACAAATACTGCACATGTTAAAGAACTGCGTCAGGTTTACAACGATGATGTGGAAAAAATTGACCTTCTGATTGGATCGCTTGCAGAGTCGCCCCTTCCTGAAGGTTTTGGTTTCAGCGATACTTTCTTTAGAATATTTCTTGTCATGGCTAGAAGGAGACTTGAAGCTGACAGATCTTTACGGATTATTACACCCCTGAATTTTACACCCAATTGGGTCTTGATTATATTGATAGAACCTATCTAA